One Elusimicrobiota bacterium genomic window, TTACCCGGTTTATACCGCGTTCCTTCGGGAAAAATTAAAAGTATATTTCCGTTTTGTAAAATTTTTAGCGCACTCTTTAGCGCACTAATATCAACCGCATCTCTATCAACCGGGAAAGCATTTGTATGCTTTATCAGCCAGCCCAAAATCGGAATCTTAAAAAGTTGTTTCTTGGCGATAAAATATATCTGCTTTCTTATGCAAGTCCCTACAAGTGGCGGGTCTGCATAACTTAAATGATTTGCTGCTAAAATATATGGGCCCGCTTGAGGCAAATTATTAAGACCACTTGTTTGCCGACGATAAAGTGTAGTAAAAATTAACTTAAATGCTAACCAGCCTAACCAGTAAATCATTCTTTACTTTTCTGAACTTCTGTTAAAATCTTTTCAGCAACCTGATACGGTAACATATTGGTAGAATCAATTACTATCGCATCTTTCGCTTTTCTTAATGGATTGATACCTCGGTTCCTATCACGATAATCCCTTCGCCTTATTGCTTCAGCAATTTTTGTCAGCGAAACTTTCTGCCCTTTCATTTTTAATTCTTTCCATCTTCTTAAGGCACGCTCTTTAGGCTTGGCATCAAGATAGAATTTTTTTTCAGCATCCGGAAAAACAGCAGTTGTTATATCCCGACCTTCCATC contains:
- a CDS encoding lysophospholipid acyltransferase family protein, whose translation is MIYWLGWLAFKLIFTTLYRRQTSGLNNLPQAGPYILAANHLSYADPPLVGTCIRKQIYFIAKKQLFKIPILGWLIKHTNAFPVDRDAVDISALKSALKILQNGNILLIFPEGTRYKPGKTRKLKNGAAMLAIATNLPVIPVAVINSDNLFKFRRLKVKFGTPLKFDSKENYDTITERIMSEIESMKDDTDRCSI